The DNA segment CCGAAAGAGCATCGAAGAAACGTTTAATAAAGAATATTACAAAGGTCTGAAAATGCGTGGTAAGGTGTTTAAATTGAAGCCTTCAAATATTATTTTAAATGCAACTGGAATTACCGCTGTTATTGATACACAAGCACAATTGGAGCTTTTTGTGAAAGGATTATAAATTAATTTTACTTTTAATTTCTTCGAGTTTAGAAAATTTTCTATATTTGCAAACCCAAATGGTTCTTTGGCCGAGTGGTTAGGCAGTGGTCTGCAACACCATCTACAGCGGTTCGAATCCGCTAGGAACCTCAAAAACCCTATTAATCTGAACATGATTTTTAGGGTTTTTTTATAATAGCACTATGTCTTAGAGTTTTAGGGTGAATTGATTGTCTTCTTAAAACGAAATTTTATAATTAAAATGCTTCCTTTTATTCTCTACATTTGTTAACTTTTTAATTTAAGATGATGAACAACTATTTTAATCTCCAGGAAGGAGAGGAGCAAAAAGAAAAAGTGCTGGCGAATATCAAAGGTAGTCTTGTTTTTTCTGGTGCGAATGTATGGATTTTAGCGTGTGCAATCATGATTGCATCTGTGGGCTTAAATGTGAACTCTACGGCGGTAGTAATCGGTGCAATGCTTATTTCACCTTTGATGGCGCCAATTGTAGGTGCCGGTTTCGCATTGGCAATGTTCGACTTTCATTTGTTGCGTAAATCTTTAAAGAATTTACTGATCTCAACTTTGGTTGGCTTAATTGTGTCTTTTCTATACTTCTTGCTTACTCCTTTTAAAGAGGCACAGTCTGAAATTTTGGCAAGAACTTCACCTAATATTTATGATGTGTTGATCGCTTTTTTTGGTGGTTTGGTAGGTGTAATTGCGGTCACGCGGGTAGAAAAAGGAAATCCAATACCAGGGGTAGCGATTGCGACCGCTTTGATGCCACCGCTTTGTACTGCGGGATATGGCTTGGCAACTGGTAATCTCACTTATTTTGGTGGCGCTTTGTTTTTATATGCCATCAATTGCGTATTTATTTGCATTGCAACTTACTTTATTGCAAAATTTTTAAAATATCCTGCCGTAGGTTTTGTCGATCAAAAACGGGAAAAGCGGGTACGTAATTGGATTACAATTATTACGATAGCGATGATTGTTCCAAGTGTTTTCTTTGCGTATCAATTTATACAGCAGCAGCGATTTCAAGAAATGGTTACAGATTACGTGCAGAAAGAATTTGAATCGAAAGGAAATACGGTTGTTTATCAGAAAACGAATTACTCTTCTCCTGGTGCACCTCGAACGATTGAACTGGCATTTTTGAACCGAAAATTTACCTCAAAACAGATAGAAGAGGAGAATAACAAATTACGAAATTTAGGGCTACCCAATACCAAACTTATTATTCGGCAAGACAGTGCGTTCCTGGCAGATGCATCCGCAAAGAAAATTGCCAATAATGAAATTGATAATGACCGTACCAAGTTAATTTCAGATTTAAATGCGTCTGTGGAGAAATATACTTTCCGCACCGAAAATTTATACAAGGAAGCTTCGTCTATTTTTCCAGAACTCCTTTCTGTGTCGGTAGCGAAACAAGAGGTTTTCTCTAAAACAGATTCTACCAAGTTAATTCCGGTAGCGTTCTACGAAACAGAGAAAGCGATGAGTAAACCAAATGAGGAAACTTTACGCAAATGGTTGAAAGCAAAATTGAAAGTAGATACAATCGAAATCTATCGCCGACCATAATTCTTATCCAATTTTAACGTTGACAGTCACCTCTGTAGGTGCTTTTTGAAAAGAATCTTCAGTTTAACAATTCTTTAACAGTAGAATGGTTTCCTTTTTGAAACTGTTGAGTTTACTGATTAATTTTAAGGAAATTTAAAAAAAGCAATTATGAAATCATTTAATGACTTCCCACAAAAAAACAATACCTCAAGCGTATTCAAAAATATATTTCTAACAGGTGCATTTTCAGTTGTTATGTTAACGGCCTGTTCTAAAGAAAAAGATACAGTCTCTGAAAAATCTTTGGATCAGCAAAAAATAGAATTTCAAACAAGACAATTAGAGATTGAGAAACAGAAGTTAGCTATTGAAAAAGAAAAGATGGCTTACGAAACTCAAAAAAAAGCAGATAGTATTGCGCAAATTCAACAAGCAAAAGCAAGTGCAAAACCACAAGTTATTAGAGAAACAAAAACAGTATACGTAAATAATTCTCCAAGAAGAGCTTCCTCTTCAGGAAATTCTAACGCAGGTTCTTCACAAGGGTCCAATCAAACTGTTGCACAGAAAAAAGGAATGAGTAAAGCTGCTAAAGGTACGATTATTGGAACTGTAGGTGGAGCAGCAGCAGGTGCAATTATAAGTAAGAAAAATCGTGGCTTAGGTGCGGTAATTGGTGGTATTGCTGGTGGAGCTACTGGTTATACAATCGGTAGAGCGCAAGATAGAAAAGACGGAAGAGTTAAACCAAGAAATTAACATTTGATCATATTTTAAAAAAAAGATTGCTTATTTTTAAGCAATCTTTTTTTATGCTTTATATCGCAGCTTTACTCATTATGCTTTTGCCTGCTTTACTGGGTATTGGGGCCCTGTTTCAAAAATACGTTTGTATTTTTACAGAAAGTATAGCTTTACAGTGTTTTACTGGGATTTTTACGGTCACTGTTATTTGGGCTGTACTCGCATTCTTCATACCGTTAGATATTGCTGTAGAAGTATCAACATTAGTGATAGGATTGCTTGCATTTTTTTATTTCAAAGTATATGTTAAACTTTGGAAGTTCTTGTGTTTCCACCGCTTCCTGTTTCTCATTCCCTTACTGATCATTGTTTTTTTTGGATCTTATTATCCTTTTATTTTAGATCATTTTGGATATTACGTTCCAACAATCAGTTGGCTTTCTGAAGTAGGTTTGGTTCAGGGCATTTCTAATCTCGATTTACTTTTGGGACAAATGTCTCTGTGGCATATTTTTCAGGCAGGATTTTCTAATTTTACAGATCCTTTTTTAAGAATAAACGTATTGGTTCTTGTAGTTTATCTGATTTACTTGTTGGAAAATAAATCGTGGATTCATTTCGTTTTTTTACCTTTTTTATTCCTGTTCAGTCAATCTCCTTCCACTGATCTACCTGTCACTGTTTTTTCATTAATTATTCTAAATGAAATGTTCCGTAGTCATAAAGACGTAGGATTTTTACTGGCATTGTCGGTCTTTGTATTTGCTATAAAACCTACCATGATTTGGTTGCCCATATTTGTTTTTCTATACAGTATTCTTATTGCAAAAAACAACTGGAAATTTATACTGCCGGGAACTTTTATCATGGTTCTATTTCTATTTAAGAATGTATGGACCTTTGGATTCCCCATATTTCCGGTACAAATTTTTGATTTTGGTTTCTTGTGGAAACCTAATCCTGAATTATTACAGAATTCTTCCGAGTTGGCACTCAGGAAAACGTATGATATGCAATACAGTTATTTAGAGATCATTCGTTTCTCATCTTTTGACTATATTAAGAATTGGTTTTTTTTAAAGGGAATCAAAAGCTACATTCACATCCTTTTTTTATTAAGTGTGATTGCTTTTTTAATTTTTGCTTTGTGCAAAAAATCAAAATTGATCTGGTTGCTTTTTATTTCAATATTTATTAAAACTATTTTGGTGCTTTTATTTTCTGCACAATATCGATTTTTCTTCGACGTCTTTTTTGTGATGATGTTTGTATTTTTTTATCGGGTAATACCTTCGAGATTAGCACTCTTCGTTTTTACTGTATTATCAGTATTTTTCTTTGGATTTTTATCTTTTCCCCGAATGGTTCAAACTTATTTTCCGAGTTTCAAGCTGGGGAATTTTATCAGCGGTGTTAGCAAAAATCAATTGATAGAACCTGCTCACTTTAAATATAATAAATACAAAGCATACCAGCTCGGTAATCTAAAATTTAATGTTGTCGATGGGTATGTCTTTAGTTTTGACACTCCTATTCCTGCAATTTCACCTCAGTTTATTAAAGAGGATTTAGATGCAGGTGTTTTTCCACAATTAAAAGGAAAAACTGTAAAAGAAGGTTTTGTATGGCGAAAGATCACCTCTGAGGAAAAAGAGAAACTTAGAAATATTTTGAAGGATTTTCGATAGGTAGTTCGTTTCTTGCTCATCAAACATGATATTAACTGATTCTAAAACCAAATTATCTCATTAACTTTGCTTTATGTTCAATTTAGGAAATTTTCTCACGCTGTCCACCTTTGGCGAAAGTCATGGGGAAGCCTATGGCGGAATTATCACCAACTTTCCAGCTGGTTTAAAAATCAATTTAGAAGAAGTTCAACATCAACTTGACCGGAGAAAACCTGGACAGAGTTCGATCGTTACCCAACGAAAAGAAAGCGATATGGTGAAATTTCTATCTGGTATATTTGATGATAAAACTACGGGAACGCCGATCGGATTTTTAATTGAGAATGAAAATCAGAAATCTAAGGATTACGATCATATCGCTAAGTCCTATCGGCCCAGTCACGCAGACTACACCTATGACCAAAAATATGGAAGACGGGATTACCGTGGTGGCGGCAAATCTTCGGCGCGCGAAACGGTTAACTGGGTCGTTGCGGGAAGTATGGCAAAACAGATTTTACCTGAAAAGGTAGAAATCAATGCCTATGTTTCGTCAGTTGGAGAAATTTTTTGCGAAAAACCCTACCAAAATTTAGACTTTTCAAAAATTGATTCTAATGATGTTCGTTGTCCCGACGCGGAAACGGCCGATAGAATGATCGACAAGATCAAAGAAATAAAAAAAGAAGGAAACACCATTGGAGGTACGATAACATGTGTTATAAAGAATCTGCCAATTGGAATTGGGGAACCTGTTTTTGGAAAGCTACAAGCTGAATTAGCAAAAGCAATGTTAAACATCAATGCCTGTAAAGGATTTGAATATGGAAGTGGATTTTGTGGTGCAAAAATGACTGGTAAGGATCACAATGATTTGTTTAATGAAGATTTTTCCACCAAAACAAACTTATCGGGTGGAATACAAGGTGGTATTTCAAATGGAATGGATATTTATTTTCGTGTGGCCTTCAAACCGGTAGCAACAATATTACGCCCGCAGGACAGTTTTGATAGCGATGGGAATCCAATTATCGTAGAAGGGAAAGGGCGCCACGACCCTTGCGTTTTACCGAGAGCCGTTCCTATTGTTGAGAATTTAGCAGCCTTCGTTTTAGCAGATCTGTATCTCATTAATAAATTGAGAAAACACACTATGTGACTTAAGTCACCTATTAATTAAAGATTTATACGGAAATTTGACAAAATAAAAAGAATGAAATCAACGATTCAAGAAGACCAGGATATCAATAACGCAGAAGCGAGTAAAAATTACTGGCAGAACGCGATCTCTTTCGATGAATACATGAAAGTTGCAGAAGAACGATTCCATAATAATCCCGATCAAAACGATGAGCATCAGGAATATTATGAATTAGGATTGCAAAGACTTAACCGTACTATCAAAACCTATAAAGTTGATCCAGCGCAATTGGAGGAGCTAAAAGCAAAAAATTTTACTGGTAAGATTTTAATTGTTTCGGAGCCTTGGTGTGGAGATGCAAGCGCCACTGTTCCTGCAGTTTCTACGTTTTTCACAGAAGCAGGTATACCGGTCAAAGTGTTCCTTCGCGATAGCGACCTTTCTCTGATTGATCAATTTCAAACCAATGGTACACAATCGATTCCGAAAGTACTGATTATTAATGACGATTTTTCCATCAAAGCAAACTGGGGTCCACGCCCGCAATACGGAAATGAACTTTTGAAAAAATTTAAAGAAAATCCAGAAACTTATCCCAGAGAAGTTTTTTACAATGACTTGCAAGTTTATTATGCCAAGAACCGGGGCAAAGATGCAATACAGGAAATTATTTCTTTACTTTAATTATTAAAACAGACTTTAGATGAAATTCATAAAGAAGAACGGGTTTTTTATTTTAGCAATGGCGTTCATCGCAGTGCTTTATATTTTCCCTTCTGTTAAGCTGAAACTTAAGGATCTTTTCTTCCCTGTCGCAGCAATAGAAAATGCAATTACATTAAGCGATGAAGATTATGATATTCAGTTAAAAGGAATCAATGTTCCAGATACCAACCTTAAAGATCTGAAAGGGAATAAGTTGGTTCTGTTGAATTTTTGGGGTACTTGGTGCCCGCCTTGTCGAGAAGAATGGCCTACCATTCAAAAACTGCATGATTCAAAAAAGGATAAAATTGATTTTGTTTTAATTGCAATGCAGGATAAAGAAGAAGATGTAAGGGCTTTCCTGAAAAAAAACAATTATTCTGCTCCCGTTTATATCGCCGAAAGTCCGATTACCAACCATGTATTACCGAAAGTTTTCCCAACAACATTTTTATTAGATAAAAATGGTAGGATCCTTTTGAAAGAGGATGGTTCCAAAGACTGGAATTCGAAATCT comes from the Chryseobacterium sp. SNU WT5 genome and includes:
- a CDS encoding DUF389 domain-containing protein; translated protein: MNNYFNLQEGEEQKEKVLANIKGSLVFSGANVWILACAIMIASVGLNVNSTAVVIGAMLISPLMAPIVGAGFALAMFDFHLLRKSLKNLLISTLVGLIVSFLYFLLTPFKEAQSEILARTSPNIYDVLIAFFGGLVGVIAVTRVEKGNPIPGVAIATALMPPLCTAGYGLATGNLTYFGGALFLYAINCVFICIATYFIAKFLKYPAVGFVDQKREKRVRNWITIITIAMIVPSVFFAYQFIQQQRFQEMVTDYVQKEFESKGNTVVYQKTNYSSPGAPRTIELAFLNRKFTSKQIEEENNKLRNLGLPNTKLIIRQDSAFLADASAKKIANNEIDNDRTKLISDLNASVEKYTFRTENLYKEASSIFPELLSVSVAKQEVFSKTDSTKLIPVAFYETEKAMSKPNEETLRKWLKAKLKVDTIEIYRRP
- a CDS encoding YMGG-like glycine zipper-containing protein translates to MKSFNDFPQKNNTSSVFKNIFLTGAFSVVMLTACSKEKDTVSEKSLDQQKIEFQTRQLEIEKQKLAIEKEKMAYETQKKADSIAQIQQAKASAKPQVIRETKTVYVNNSPRRASSSGNSNAGSSQGSNQTVAQKKGMSKAAKGTIIGTVGGAAAGAIISKKNRGLGAVIGGIAGGATGYTIGRAQDRKDGRVKPRN
- a CDS encoding LIC_10190 family membrane protein, giving the protein MLYIAALLIMLLPALLGIGALFQKYVCIFTESIALQCFTGIFTVTVIWAVLAFFIPLDIAVEVSTLVIGLLAFFYFKVYVKLWKFLCFHRFLFLIPLLIIVFFGSYYPFILDHFGYYVPTISWLSEVGLVQGISNLDLLLGQMSLWHIFQAGFSNFTDPFLRINVLVLVVYLIYLLENKSWIHFVFLPFLFLFSQSPSTDLPVTVFSLIILNEMFRSHKDVGFLLALSVFVFAIKPTMIWLPIFVFLYSILIAKNNWKFILPGTFIMVLFLFKNVWTFGFPIFPVQIFDFGFLWKPNPELLQNSSELALRKTYDMQYSYLEIIRFSSFDYIKNWFFLKGIKSYIHILFLLSVIAFLIFALCKKSKLIWLLFISIFIKTILVLLFSAQYRFFFDVFFVMMFVFFYRVIPSRLALFVFTVLSVFFFGFLSFPRMVQTYFPSFKLGNFISGVSKNQLIEPAHFKYNKYKAYQLGNLKFNVVDGYVFSFDTPIPAISPQFIKEDLDAGVFPQLKGKTVKEGFVWRKITSEEKEKLRNILKDFR
- the aroC gene encoding chorismate synthase, translating into MFNLGNFLTLSTFGESHGEAYGGIITNFPAGLKINLEEVQHQLDRRKPGQSSIVTQRKESDMVKFLSGIFDDKTTGTPIGFLIENENQKSKDYDHIAKSYRPSHADYTYDQKYGRRDYRGGGKSSARETVNWVVAGSMAKQILPEKVEINAYVSSVGEIFCEKPYQNLDFSKIDSNDVRCPDAETADRMIDKIKEIKKEGNTIGGTITCVIKNLPIGIGEPVFGKLQAELAKAMLNINACKGFEYGSGFCGAKMTGKDHNDLFNEDFSTKTNLSGGIQGGISNGMDIYFRVAFKPVATILRPQDSFDSDGNPIIVEGKGRHDPCVLPRAVPIVENLAAFVLADLYLINKLRKHTM
- a CDS encoding thioredoxin family protein, translating into MKSTIQEDQDINNAEASKNYWQNAISFDEYMKVAEERFHNNPDQNDEHQEYYELGLQRLNRTIKTYKVDPAQLEELKAKNFTGKILIVSEPWCGDASATVPAVSTFFTEAGIPVKVFLRDSDLSLIDQFQTNGTQSIPKVLIINDDFSIKANWGPRPQYGNELLKKFKENPETYPREVFYNDLQVYYAKNRGKDAIQEIISLL
- a CDS encoding TlpA family protein disulfide reductase translates to MKFIKKNGFFILAMAFIAVLYIFPSVKLKLKDLFFPVAAIENAITLSDEDYDIQLKGINVPDTNLKDLKGNKLVLLNFWGTWCPPCREEWPTIQKLHDSKKDKIDFVLIAMQDKEEDVRAFLKKNNYSAPVYIAESPITNHVLPKVFPTTFLLDKNGRILLKEDGSKDWNSKSVHEFIDNVSP